A single Cottoperca gobio chromosome 3, fCotGob3.1, whole genome shotgun sequence DNA region contains:
- the irf8 gene encoding interferon regulatory factor 8 — protein MTNSGGRRLKQWLVEQIQSGLYSGLLWEDESRTMFRIPWKHAGKQDYNQEVDASIFKAWAVFKGKFKEGEKAEPATWKTRLRCALNKSPDFEEVGERSQLDISEPYKVYRIVPEEEQKNGKSSVMSMAATTSSGDIIDMDCSPAEIEELIKEDESCSIQASPEYWSQGSINAFPLHQDPLPSGNLSSAFSQIIVSFYYGGKLMHTTSVTHPDGCRISPQPHLGRGPLYSSDSMQSVNFPPAELIEHDHQRHVTRKLLGHLERGVLVRANQEGIFIKRLCQSRVFWSGLSEMGSQYSPMPCKLERDAVVKIFDAGKFLQALQMYQDGQFPAPDPTVTLCFGEELHDLNNAKSKLIIVQITVVNCQHLLEAVNMRRSQPYCINPNLEISDKVASDQMARIYQELCSYSGPQRPACYRDNMPITA, from the exons ATGACAAACTCGGGAGGTCGAAGGCTGAAGCAGTGGCTGGTGGAGCAGATCCAGAGCGGGCTGTACTCGGGACTGCTGTGGGAGGATGAGAGCCGCACCATGTTCCGAATTCCATGGAAACACGCTGGGAAACAGGATTATAACCAAGAAGTAGACGCATCCATTTTTAAG GCCTGGGCTGTGTTTAAAGGCAAGTTTAAGGAGGGGGAAAAGGCTGAGCCTGCAACATGGAAGACCAGACTCCGCTGTGCCCTGAATAAAAGCCCTGACTTTGAGGAGGTGGGAGAAAGGTCGCAGCTAGACATCTCTGAGCCTTATAAAGTCTACCGCATTGTACCCGAGGAAGAGCAGAAGA ATGGCAAAAGCTCAGTGATGTCCATGGCAGCTACTACCAGCTCTGGCGATATCATAGACATGGACTGCAGCCCTGCAGAGATAGAGGAGCTCATTAAAGAG GACGAAAGCTGTAGTATCCAGGCCAGTCCAGAGTATTGGTCCCAGGGCAGCATCAATG CTTTTCCTCTACATCAGGACCCTTTGCCCTCAGGCAATCTCAGCTCAG CTTTCTCCCAGATAATTGTCAGTTTCTACTATGGAGGAAAGCTGATGCACACCACATCGGTTACTCATCCCGACGGCTGCCGGATCTCCCCCCAACCGCACCTGGGTCGTGGCCCTCTATACAGTTCAGACAGCATGCAGAGTGTTAATTTCCCTCCCGCTGAGCTCATAGAGCACGATCACCAGCGCCACGTCACACGCAAGCTCCTGGGCCACCTGGAGAGAGGCGTACTGGTCCGTGCCAACCAAGAGGGCATCTTCATCAAAAGGCTGTGTCAGAGCCGTGTCTTCTGGAGCGGGCTGTCAGAAATGGGCTCGCAATACAGCCCCATGCCTTGTAAACTTGAGAGGGATGCTGTGGTGAAGATTTTTGACGCCGGGAAGTTTCTTCAAG CTCTACAGATGTATCAGGATGGTCAGTTTCCTGCTCCTGATCCGACAGTGACTCTGTGTTTCGGAGAGGAGCTCCATGATCTCAACAATGCCAAGAGCAAACTGATCATTGTGCAA ATCACTGTGGTGAACTGTCAGCACCTGTTGGAGGCAGTGAACATGCGTCGCTCCCAGCCCTACTGCATCAACCCAAACCTGGAGATATCTGATAAAGTGGCCAGTGACCAGATGGCCCGCATCTACCAGGAGTTGTGCAGCTACAGCGGCCCCCAGAGGCCAGCCTGCTACAGGGACAACATGCCCATCACTGCCTGA
- the dusp22a gene encoding dual specificity protein phosphatase 22-A translates to MGNGMNKVVDGLYLGNIRDAENRESLAKNGITHILSVYNNAKPVFEDMTYLCIHAADASSQNLLQHFKECISFIHECRLNGGSCLVHCLAGVSRSTTMVVAYLMTVTHYSCVECLSAVKAVRSFVGPNYGFQQQLQEYQTTQVSEYREWLRSSFRPCPFNDEEQVGALLSQYTEQQESQRRGADQHWTNRGVGVSALPSDPDDPESSS, encoded by the exons ATGGGCAATGGAATGAATAAG GTTGTCGATGGACTCTACCTTGGGAATATAAGAG atgcagaaaacagagaaagtctGGCTAAAAATGGCATCACCCACATTCTGTCTGTATACAACAATGCTAAACCCGTGTTTGAG GACATGACGTATCTTTGTATTCATGCGGCTGATGCGTCCAGCCAGAACCT attacaacattttaaagagtGCATCAGCTTCATCCATGAATGTCGCTTGAATGGTGGATCTTGTCTCGTTCACTG CCTTGCAGGTGTGTCCCGTAGCACTACTATGGTGGTGGCCTACCTGATGACTGTCACCCACTACAGCTGCGTCgagtgtctgtctgcagtcaAGGCTGTTCGCTCCTTTGTCGGCCCAAACTATGgcttccagcagcagctgcaggagtaCCAGACAACACAGGTCTCAGAG TACCGAGAATGGTTACGGTCCAGTTTCCGTCCCTGTCCATTTAATGACGAGGAGCAGGTCGGTGCCCTGCTGAGCCAGTACACAGAGCAACAGGAGagccagaggagaggagcagaccAGCACTGGACAAATCGAGGTGTAGGTGTGTCTGCTCTGCCGTCCGACCCTGATGATCCTGAAAGCAGCAGCTGA
- the cox4i1 gene encoding cytochrome c oxidase subunit 4 isoform 1, mitochondrial isoform X1 yields the protein MLAARVLRLVGKRAISTSVCVRGGHAGVAKVEEYTLPAYFDLRENPLPDISYVQNLSPEQASLKEKEKGSWAALSDEEKIALYRISFKQSFAEMTRGSSEWKTVVAGMFFVVGFTGLIVLWQRMFVYGPVPRTFDAEYKEKELQRVLDMRMNPVEGFGSKWDYENKQWKK from the exons ATGCTGGCTGCCAGAGTCCTTCGCCTTGTTGGCAAACGTGCCATCTccacgtctgtctgtgtgcgtggAGGACATG CAGGTGTTGCTAAGGTAGAGGAATACACTCTCCCTGCATACTTTGACCTGCGGGAGAATCCCCTCCCCGATATCAGCTATGTGCAGAACCTGAGTCCAGAGCAGGCGTCcctgaaggaaaaggagaagggcTCCTGGGCTGCACTCTCTGATGAGGAGAAGATTGCAT TGTACCGCATCAGCTTCAAACAGAGCTTTGCTGAGATGACCCGTGGATCGTCAGAATGGAAGACTGTGGTTGCAGGGATGTTTTTCGTAGTCGGCTTCACTGGCCTGATTGTGCTCTGGCAGAGAATGTTTG TGTATGGACCCGTCCCACGCACATTTGATGCTGAGTACAAGGAGAAGGAGCTGCAGAGGGTGTTGGACATGAGAATGAACCCAGTGGAGGGCTTCGGATCCAAGTGGGACTACGAAAACAAGCAATGGAAAAAGTAA
- the cox4i1 gene encoding cytochrome c oxidase subunit 4 isoform 1, mitochondrial isoform X2: protein MLAARVLRLVGKRAISTSVCVRGGHGVAKVEEYTLPAYFDLRENPLPDISYVQNLSPEQASLKEKEKGSWAALSDEEKIALYRISFKQSFAEMTRGSSEWKTVVAGMFFVVGFTGLIVLWQRMFVYGPVPRTFDAEYKEKELQRVLDMRMNPVEGFGSKWDYENKQWKK from the exons ATGCTGGCTGCCAGAGTCCTTCGCCTTGTTGGCAAACGTGCCATCTccacgtctgtctgtgtgcgtggAGGACATG GTGTTGCTAAGGTAGAGGAATACACTCTCCCTGCATACTTTGACCTGCGGGAGAATCCCCTCCCCGATATCAGCTATGTGCAGAACCTGAGTCCAGAGCAGGCGTCcctgaaggaaaaggagaagggcTCCTGGGCTGCACTCTCTGATGAGGAGAAGATTGCAT TGTACCGCATCAGCTTCAAACAGAGCTTTGCTGAGATGACCCGTGGATCGTCAGAATGGAAGACTGTGGTTGCAGGGATGTTTTTCGTAGTCGGCTTCACTGGCCTGATTGTGCTCTGGCAGAGAATGTTTG TGTATGGACCCGTCCCACGCACATTTGATGCTGAGTACAAGGAGAAGGAGCTGCAGAGGGTGTTGGACATGAGAATGAACCCAGTGGAGGGCTTCGGATCCAAGTGGGACTACGAAAACAAGCAATGGAAAAAGTAA
- the emc8 gene encoding ER membrane protein complex subunit 8: MPIQLTSQAYCKMLLHAAKYPHCAVNGLLVAEKTEKKKDSHGEPILCVDCVPLFHGTLALAPMLEVALTLIDTWCKENNYIIVGYYQANERTKDSRPNQVAEKVAARISENFSEAAIVMVDSSRFTMSCFEPIVLIYDHHENKWKSREVSSDCFEDWNEAQKITSSLLEGRSYENLIDFDNHLDDLRNDWTNPVINKSVLDLC; the protein is encoded by the exons ATGCCTATTCAGTTGACAAGTCAGGCTTACTGTAAAATGCTTTTACATGCTGCTAAATACCCTCACTGCGCTGTGAATGGATTGCTGGTGGCAGAAAAGacggagaaaaagaaagacagccACGGTGAACCAATCTTGTGTGTGGACTGTGTGCCACTGTTTCACGGCACTCTTGCTCTGGCCCCAATGCTAGAAGTAGCTTTAACACTG ATCGATACTTggtgtaaagaaaataattacatcATTGTTGGATATTATCAAGCCAATGAGCGCACAAAGGATTCAAG ACCCAACCAAGTTGCAGAAAAAGTGGCTGCAAGGATTTCTGAGAACTTCAGTGAAGCAGCTATTGTTATG gTGGACAGTAGTAGATTCACGATGAGCTGTTTTGAGCCCATTGTGCTTATCTATGACCATCATGAAAACAAGTGGAAAAGCAGAGAAGTATCTTC TGACTGTTTTGAGGACTGGAACGAAGCACAGAAGATCACATCTTCTCTGTTAGAGGGCAGGTCCTACGAGAACTTGATTGACTTTGACAATCACTTGGATGATCTAAGGAACGACTGGACCAACCCTGTGATCAACAAGTCCGTCCTGGATCTGTGCTAA
- the gins2 gene encoding DNA replication complex GINS protein PSF2, whose translation MDASEVEFLAEKETVTIIPNFSLDKIYLIGGDLGPFNPSLPVDVPVWLALNLKQRQKCRIVPPAWMDVEKLEEIRDLERKEDTFTPVPSPYYMELTKLLLNYASDNIPKADEIRTLVKDIWDTRIAKLRLSADSFISQLEAHAKLDNLTLMEINTIRTFLLDSLNCMYKLRSNLQPGSSKGQFKDF comes from the exons ATGGATGCCTCGGAGGTAGAGTTCCTCGCCGAGAAGGAGACGGTGACGATAATACCGAATTTCAGTTTAGACAAGATCTATTTGATCGGG GGCGACCTGGGTCCCTTCAACCCTTCACTGCCTGTCGATGTTCCCGTGTGGCTGGCCCTTAACttgaaacaaagacagaaatgtagaATTGTTCCTCCTGCGTGGATGGATGTCG AGAAACTTGAGGAGATACGAGATCTTGAGAGGAAAGAGGACACCTTTACGCCTGTTCCCAGTCCCTACTACATGGAGCTGACCAAACTGCTACTCAACTA tgcGTCTGACAACATCCCTAAAGCAGATGAGATCCGCACGCTGGTCAAAGACATTTGGGACACGCGTATCGCCAAACTCCGCCTCTCCGCCGACAGCTTCATCAGTCAGCTGGAGGCGCATGCCAAG CTGGACAACCTGACTCTGATGGAGATCAACACCATACGAACGTTCCTTCTTGACTCTCTCAACTGCATGTACAAACTACGTTCCAATCTGCAGCCTGGTTCAAGTAAAGGACAGTTCAAGGACTTTTGA